The Solanum lycopersicum chromosome 9, SLM_r2.1 genome window below encodes:
- the LOC101249576 gene encoding F-box/kelch-repeat protein OR23, with protein MAPPSSTTVTNQLQTLNPTIIPGLPNDLAAIILVFVPYSHHSRLKSICKSWKQFFSSKIIISLRQKHLPPSTLSPLLCIFPQDPLIASPYLFDPRNLAWSPLPPMPCNPHVYGLCNFTSICIGSHLYVLGGSLFDTRSYPLDYPCPSSSAFRFDFGSSSWETLAPMINPRGSFACAAAPNLDKILVAGGGSRHTMFGAAGSRMSSVEMYDIRKDEWVPLDGLPRFRAGCVGFFVGNGEEREFWVMGGYGESRTVSGVFPVDQYYRDVLVMEMKNGGKWRELGDMWEEGERWKLGKIVVLEDVPSEPPAVFMLDRGDIFSYIMASNSWVKETSLPRKASDESSVGFVALDGELHVMTHLNVVKSKECQRLRQQKRSATMLVQIYHPRTKSWRSVTTRSPFHHPLDFKTAVMCTIRL; from the exons ATGGCTCCTCCTTCTTCAACAACTGTTACAAATCAACtacaaaccctaaacccaactATAATCCCTGGTCTACCAAACGATTTAGCAGCGATTATACTTGTATTCGTTCCTTACTCTCATCATTCACGTCTTAAATCCATTTGTAAATCATGGAAGCAATTTTTCTCTTCCAAAATCATCATTTCTCTGCGGCAAAAGCATCTCCCACCATCTACCCTGTCTCCTCTTCTCTGTATATTCCCACAAGATCCTTTAATTGCTTCGCCTTACCTGTTTGACCCTAGAAATCTTGCGTGGTCTCCACTTCCACCGATGCCTTGTAACCCTCATGTATATGGGCTTTGTAATTTTACATCGATTTGTATCGGCTCTCATTTGTATGTGTTAGGTGGGTCGCTTTTTGATACACGATCTTACCCTCTTGATTACCCATGTCCTTCATCCTCTGCGTTTAGGTTTGATTTTGGGAGTTCTTCATGGGAGACGTTGGCGCCTATGATTAACCCTAGGGGGAGTTTTGCCTGTGCTGCGGCACCTAATTTGGATAAGATTTTGGTGGCGGGTGGTGGGTCTCGGCATACGATGTTTGGGGCGGCTGGGAGTAGGATGAGTTCAGTGGAGATGTATGATATTAGGAAAGATGAGTGGGTTCCATTGGATGGGTTACCTAGGTTTAGAGCAGGGTGTGTTGGGTTCTTTGTTGGGAATGGAGAGGAGAGAGAATTTTGGGTGATGGGTGGATATGGCGAGTCGAGGACAGTCTCCGGTGTGTTTCCTGTGGATCAATATTATAGGGATGTTTTAGTGATGGAAATGAAGAATGGTGGGAAGTGGAGGGAGCTTGGGGATATGTGGGAAGAAGGGGAAAGGTGGAAGCTTGGAAAGATTGTGGTGCTTGAGGATGTGCCTTCGGAACCTCCTGCGGTATTCATGCTCGACCGAGGAGATATTTTCAG CTACATAATGGCTTCCAATAGTTGGGTAAAGGAAACAAGTCTGCCAAGAAAAGCATCAGATGAATCCTCTGTTGGCTTTGTTGCATTGGATGGGGAGCTGCATGTGATGACTCATTTAAACGTGGTTAAATCAAAGGAGTGCCAAAGATTAAGGCAGCAGAAAAGGTCAGCAACTATGCTTGTACAAATATACCATCCTAGGACGAAGTCATGGAGGTCTGTCACTACAAGGTCACCATTTCATCACCCTTTGGATTTCAAAACTGCAGTTATGTGCACCATTCGTCTGTAG